The following are encoded in a window of Anopheles stephensi strain Indian chromosome X, UCI_ANSTEP_V1.0, whole genome shotgun sequence genomic DNA:
- the LOC118517426 gene encoding tumor necrosis factor receptor superfamily member wengen, which translates to MTHVPDIRCGMAQVGRRRSHPRTGRGVIPTTTLVLLAILLQLMDLGDGPGGGRSMLVRAACESRKSWWDPTLGECAPCLICADHQVVLRPCQDYMNTVCGTMKDLTASVSRPYPHLPEGNGNGIGSVGRTRDHHWKEERRKEGDGVEGYRRVVPAISTEEILWDWQVASLLIAIIGCLLFLLAAGCVALNQSRQWRRIEKHFDADMEALSAQLVNHLASMQHLESGPILLENFDHGRLRTTGHHPIEVRCVYLDQLLDEKCSQKAHSVQPTAGNLYIEESIDTPRLQSPIPSSRSPPPPPISLIRHY; encoded by the exons atgaCACACGTGCCAGATATACGCTGTGGTATGGCACAGGTGGGTCGTCGACGAAGCCATCCACGTACGGGTCGGGGCGTTATCCCGACCACCACGCTCGTACTGCTCGCCATCCTGCTCCAGCTGATGGATCTTGGCGATGGGCCGGGCGGAGGACGCTCAATGCTCGTCCGGGCGGCATGTGAGTCGCGCAAAAGTTGGTGGGATCCGACGCTAGGTGAGTGTGCCCCGTGCCTGATCTGTGCGGACCATCAGGTGGTGCTGAGACCGTGCCAGGACTATATGAACACGGTTTGCGGCACGATGAAGGACCTGACCGCGTCCGTCAGCCGTCCGTATCCGCACCTGCCGGAGGGAAACGGGAATGGGATTGGTTCCGTCGGCCGTACCCGCGATCACCACTGGAAGGAG GAACGCCGGAAAGAAGGTGACGGTGTGGAGGGCTATCGGCGTGTAGTGCCGGCGATCAGCACCGAGGAGATCCTGTGGGATTGGCAGGTAGCGTCGCTACTGATTGCCATTATCGGGTGTCTGCTGTTCCTGCTGGCAGCGGGCTGTGTCGCCCTCAACCAGAGCCGTCAGTGGCGTCGCATCGAGAAGCACTTTGACGCCG ATATGGAAGCATTATCGGCACAACTCGTGAACCATCTGGCCAGCATGCAGCATCTCGAGAGTGGGCCGATCCTGCTGGAGAACTTTGATCACGGGCGGCTGCGTACCACCGGGCATCATCCGATCGAGGTCCGCTGCGTCTATCTCGACCAGCTGCTCG ATGAGAAATGTTCGCAGAAGGCACACAGCGTCCAACCGACGGCCGGCAATCTATACATCGAGGAGTCGATCGATACACCCCGCCTCCAGTCACCGATCCCATCGTCCcggtcaccaccaccacccccgaTCTCCCTGATACGGCACTATTAA